One part of the Sphingobium yanoikuyae genome encodes these proteins:
- a CDS encoding [protein-PII] uridylyltransferase, translating into MVMQFPSLGSRRAIIDRRAISDSINALAQEHRGDPIKLRGLIVKELKAALEHGREDVARRLEAKPTRGREAVTAFAFLIDQILRLLYDATTHHLYPAGNRSTGERIVLIAVGGYGRGEMAPHSDVDIGFITPWKPTGWTEQIIESMLYSLWDLGLKVGHSSRSIDETMRMAKADLTVRTALLEARYVWGDRALYEEVAVRFDSEIMQGTARTFVTEKLEERDERHRRMGDSRYVVEPNVKEGKGGLRDLHTLFWIGKYVNRVKSVAELVDVGLLTQSELRQFQKAEDFLWAVRCHLHMITGRAEDRLTFDLQLETATRMHFTARAGRSGVERFMRYYFLNAKAVGDLTAVFLAHLDDQLAERGRRYIPSIFRRPKKLDGFVLDRGRLALPSDDFFQADPVRLVEIFAVADRHGLQIHPSAMRAASRDAGLITAKVRKDARANAAFMDVLTSPRDPETVLRWMNESTVFGRFIPDFRRVVAQMQFDMYHHYTVDEHTIRAVGLLARIEKGELATDHPLATELMGKILSRRVLYVAVLLHDIAKGRGGDHSILGAEVAEHLCPRLGLTAAETETVAWLVRYHLLMSATAFKRDLADYKTILDFVEVVQSPERLRLLLCLTVVDIRAVGPGVWNSWKRQLLGDLYDAAEEVLRLGHKQKGRSERVAAKQEALRQALGMDEATFAAFSGRMPESYWIAEPDDILVHNARHILEAGDSSLSIAAQYYPQRGATLVTVYATDHPGLFYRIAGAIHLAGGNIIDARIHTTRDGVAIDNFLVQDPLGGAFHSPEQLARIKAAIEDSLSNRHRMITKLEARPLPRTRAEAFRIEPNVLIDNKASNRFTVIEVNARDRPALLFSLANALFQSKVTVHSAHVATYGERAVDTFYVTDLLGGKIESKARLQTLERRLLEAAGGEVGEALERA; encoded by the coding sequence ATGGTCATGCAGTTCCCCAGCCTGGGGTCGCGCCGCGCGATCATTGACCGGCGCGCGATTTCCGACAGCATCAACGCCCTGGCGCAGGAGCACCGGGGCGATCCGATCAAGCTGCGCGGGCTGATCGTCAAGGAACTCAAGGCCGCTCTGGAGCATGGCCGTGAGGATGTCGCGCGCCGGCTCGAGGCAAAACCGACGCGCGGGCGCGAGGCGGTGACGGCCTTTGCCTTCCTGATCGACCAGATCTTGCGGCTGCTCTACGACGCGACCACCCATCATCTTTATCCCGCCGGCAACCGCAGCACCGGCGAGCGGATCGTGCTGATCGCCGTCGGCGGCTATGGCCGGGGCGAGATGGCACCGCACAGCGATGTCGACATCGGCTTCATCACCCCCTGGAAGCCGACCGGCTGGACCGAGCAGATCATCGAATCCATGCTCTATTCGCTGTGGGATCTGGGGCTGAAGGTCGGCCATAGCAGCCGTTCGATCGACGAGACGATGCGGATGGCCAAGGCCGACCTCACCGTGCGCACCGCCCTGCTGGAAGCACGCTATGTGTGGGGCGACCGGGCGCTTTACGAGGAAGTCGCCGTTCGCTTCGACAGCGAGATCATGCAGGGCACCGCCCGCACCTTCGTCACCGAGAAGCTGGAGGAACGCGACGAGCGCCACCGCCGCATGGGCGACAGCCGCTATGTCGTCGAGCCCAATGTCAAGGAAGGCAAGGGCGGCCTGCGCGACCTGCACACGCTGTTCTGGATCGGCAAATATGTGAACCGGGTGAAATCGGTCGCCGAACTGGTCGATGTCGGCCTGTTGACGCAGAGCGAGCTGCGCCAGTTCCAGAAGGCCGAGGATTTCCTGTGGGCGGTGCGATGTCACCTGCACATGATCACGGGTCGGGCCGAAGACCGGCTGACCTTCGACCTGCAGCTGGAAACCGCGACGCGGATGCACTTCACCGCGCGGGCCGGACGATCCGGGGTCGAGCGCTTCATGCGCTATTATTTCCTCAATGCGAAGGCAGTCGGCGACCTGACTGCGGTGTTCCTGGCGCATCTGGACGACCAGCTGGCCGAGCGCGGACGCCGCTATATTCCGTCGATCTTTCGCCGACCCAAGAAGCTGGATGGTTTCGTGCTGGATCGCGGGCGGCTGGCGCTGCCGAGCGACGATTTCTTCCAGGCCGATCCGGTCCGCCTGGTCGAGATTTTCGCCGTGGCCGACAGGCATGGGCTGCAGATTCATCCGAGCGCGATGCGCGCGGCCAGCCGCGACGCCGGCCTGATCACCGCCAAGGTGCGCAAGGACGCACGCGCCAATGCCGCCTTCATGGATGTGCTGACCAGCCCGCGCGACCCGGAAACGGTGCTGCGCTGGATGAACGAATCCACCGTGTTCGGTCGGTTCATCCCCGATTTCCGCCGCGTCGTGGCGCAGATGCAGTTCGACATGTACCATCATTATACGGTGGACGAGCATACCATCCGCGCCGTCGGCCTGCTGGCCCGGATCGAAAAGGGCGAACTGGCCACCGACCATCCGCTGGCAACCGAGCTGATGGGCAAGATATTGTCGCGCCGGGTGCTCTATGTCGCGGTGCTGCTGCATGACATCGCCAAGGGGCGCGGCGGCGACCACAGCATATTGGGCGCGGAAGTGGCAGAACATCTCTGCCCGCGTCTGGGCCTGACCGCCGCCGAGACCGAGACCGTCGCCTGGCTGGTGCGTTACCACCTGCTGATGTCGGCCACCGCCTTCAAGCGCGACCTGGCCGACTACAAGACGATCCTCGATTTCGTCGAAGTGGTGCAGAGTCCGGAGCGACTGCGCCTGCTGCTGTGCCTGACCGTGGTCGATATCCGCGCGGTGGGGCCGGGCGTCTGGAACAGCTGGAAGCGGCAACTGCTGGGCGACCTCTATGATGCCGCCGAGGAAGTACTGCGCCTGGGCCACAAGCAGAAGGGCCGCAGCGAGCGGGTCGCCGCCAAGCAGGAGGCCCTGCGCCAGGCGCTGGGCATGGATGAGGCGACCTTCGCCGCCTTCAGCGGCCGCATGCCCGAAAGCTACTGGATCGCCGAACCGGACGATATCCTGGTCCATAATGCGCGGCACATATTGGAAGCGGGTGACTCCTCGCTGTCGATCGCCGCGCAATATTATCCACAACGTGGTGCCACGCTGGTCACCGTCTATGCGACCGACCATCCGGGCCTGTTCTACCGCATTGCCGGCGCCATCCATCTGGCCGGCGGCAACATCATCGACGCGCGCATCCATACGACGCGCGATGGCGTCGCGATCGACAATTTCCTGGTGCAGGATCCGCTGGGCGGCGCCTTCCACAGTCCCGAGCAGCTGGCGCGGATCAAGGCGGCGATCGAGGACTCTCTGTCCAACCGCCACCGCATGATCACCAAGCTGGAAGCGCGCCCGCTGCCCCGCACCCGCGCCGAAGCCTTCCGCATCGAGCCCAATGTGCTGATCGACAACAAGGCGTCGAACCGCTTCACCGTGATCGAGGTGAATGCCCGCGATCGGCCGGCGCTGCTGTTCAGCCTGGCCAATGCGCTGTTCCAGTCGAAGGTCACGGTCCACAGCGCCCATGTCGCCACCTATGGCGAGCGCGCGGTCGACACCTTCTACGTCACCGACCTGCTGGGCGGGAAGATCGAGAGCAAGGCCCGGTTGCAGACGCTGGAGCGGCGGCTGCTGGAGGCGGCCGGCGGCGAAGTGGGCGAGGCACTGGAGCGCGCCTGA
- the mutS gene encoding DNA mismatch repair protein MutS — protein sequence MANSTSTTNQPTPMMAQYFTLKAEAQDCLLFYRMGDFFELFFDDAKMAAATLDIALTSRGEHAGQPIPMCGVPVHSAESYLARLIKGGHRVAIAEQTETPAEAKARGGKALVARAIVRYVTAGTLTEETLLDSRRDNMLVALAQTGGEGELGLAAADISTGRFETMTVRAGDLPAELARLRPSEVVIAEGSTLEVANSHPFDKAAFSSARAEDALKRLFAVATLDGFGQFSRAELAAMGGLIAYLDHAGKGTLPFLAPPLRKTSGAHVAIDAATRESLEIVATTGGTRAGSLLGAVDRTVTGAGARLLAQDLSAPLMDAPLIDARLGLVQLFHDDATLRSQLRAALRALPDIGRALGRVAIGRGSPRDLGQLRDGLGEARLLRERLGRLADQPLLLTQLLPALDGHGALVDALARALVPSPPTETNNGGYIADGFDPALDELRRLAGDGRRAIAALEAQYREQTGISALKIRHNGVLGYHVEVPARAADQLMQPESGFTHRQTLAGVVRFNSIDLHEQAGRVAQAGAHALVAEAAHLETLIEAVLDRKADIARAADALARLDVAAALAERAAEGGWQRPHFVVEDGVGPCLDIVGGRHPVVEDALRAQGQPFVANDCRLVATDRLWLVTGPNMGGKSTFLRQNALIVILAQAGAFVPAESATLTLVDRLFSRVGASDNLARGRSTFMVEMVETAAILAQATEHSFVILDEVGRGTSTYDGLALAWAVVEAVHEVNRCRCLFATHYHELTRLSETLDALSLHHVRAREWKGDLVLLHELAEGPADRSYGLAVARLAGLPPLVLKRAKDVLGRLEAGKAKTGGIAAGLDDLPLFASVATQVEEVVDPLRDALDGIDADALSPREALDHIYRLKQLAAASHHE from the coding sequence ATGGCCAATTCGACCTCCACCACCAACCAGCCTACCCCCATGATGGCACAATATTTCACCCTCAAGGCAGAGGCGCAGGATTGCCTGCTCTTCTACCGCATGGGCGATTTCTTCGAACTCTTCTTCGATGACGCCAAGATGGCGGCCGCGACGCTCGACATTGCGCTCACCAGCCGTGGCGAACATGCCGGGCAGCCGATCCCGATGTGCGGCGTGCCGGTGCATAGCGCCGAATCCTATCTCGCCCGACTGATCAAGGGCGGCCATCGCGTCGCCATCGCCGAACAGACCGAGACGCCGGCCGAGGCCAAGGCACGGGGCGGCAAGGCGCTCGTGGCACGCGCCATCGTCCGCTATGTCACCGCCGGCACGCTGACCGAGGAAACCCTGCTCGACAGCCGGCGCGACAATATGCTGGTGGCGCTCGCCCAGACCGGTGGAGAAGGCGAGCTGGGCCTGGCCGCCGCCGACATCTCGACCGGCCGGTTCGAGACGATGACGGTGCGCGCTGGCGACCTGCCCGCCGAACTCGCCCGGTTGCGGCCGAGCGAAGTGGTGATCGCCGAAGGGTCGACATTGGAGGTCGCCAACAGCCATCCGTTCGACAAGGCGGCCTTTTCCAGCGCCCGTGCTGAAGACGCGCTCAAGCGCCTGTTCGCGGTCGCGACGCTGGATGGTTTCGGCCAGTTCAGCCGCGCCGAACTGGCGGCGATGGGCGGGCTGATTGCCTATCTCGATCATGCGGGGAAGGGCACGCTGCCCTTCCTGGCGCCGCCGCTGCGCAAGACCAGCGGCGCCCATGTCGCCATCGACGCAGCGACGCGCGAGAGCCTGGAAATCGTCGCGACCACCGGCGGCACCCGTGCGGGCAGCCTGTTGGGGGCGGTCGACCGGACCGTCACCGGGGCAGGCGCCCGGCTGCTGGCACAGGATCTGTCGGCGCCGCTGATGGATGCGCCGCTGATCGACGCGCGGCTGGGCCTGGTCCAGCTGTTCCATGATGACGCGACGCTGCGCAGTCAGTTGCGCGCGGCGCTACGCGCGCTGCCCGACATCGGCCGTGCGCTGGGACGTGTCGCCATCGGTCGCGGTAGTCCGCGTGACCTCGGTCAATTGCGCGACGGCCTGGGCGAGGCGCGCTTGCTGCGCGAGCGGTTGGGGCGGCTGGCCGATCAGCCGCTGCTGCTGACGCAATTGCTGCCGGCGCTCGACGGTCATGGCGCGCTGGTCGATGCGCTGGCGCGCGCATTGGTGCCGAGCCCGCCGACCGAAACCAATAATGGCGGCTATATCGCCGACGGCTTCGACCCGGCGCTCGACGAACTGCGCCGCCTCGCCGGTGACGGCCGCCGCGCAATCGCCGCGCTGGAAGCGCAATATCGCGAGCAGACGGGGATCAGCGCGCTGAAGATCCGCCATAATGGCGTGCTGGGCTATCATGTCGAGGTGCCGGCCCGCGCCGCCGACCAGCTGATGCAGCCCGAAAGCGGCTTCACCCATCGCCAGACGCTGGCCGGGGTCGTGCGCTTCAACTCGATCGACCTGCACGAGCAGGCTGGCCGCGTGGCGCAGGCCGGCGCCCATGCGCTGGTGGCGGAAGCTGCTCATCTGGAAACGCTGATCGAGGCGGTGCTGGACCGCAAGGCCGACATCGCCCGCGCCGCCGATGCGCTGGCACGGCTGGACGTTGCCGCTGCGCTGGCCGAGCGGGCGGCCGAAGGCGGCTGGCAACGCCCCCATTTCGTGGTCGAGGACGGGGTCGGCCCCTGCCTCGACATTGTCGGCGGGCGCCATCCGGTGGTCGAGGATGCGCTGCGTGCGCAGGGCCAGCCCTTCGTCGCCAATGATTGCCGGCTGGTCGCGACTGACCGGCTATGGCTGGTCACCGGCCCGAACATGGGCGGTAAGTCGACCTTCCTGCGGCAGAATGCGCTGATCGTCATCCTGGCCCAGGCCGGGGCCTTCGTGCCGGCAGAATCGGCGACGCTGACCCTGGTCGACCGCCTGTTCAGCCGCGTCGGCGCCTCCGACAATCTGGCGCGCGGCCGGTCGACCTTCATGGTCGAGATGGTCGAGACCGCGGCGATCCTGGCGCAGGCGACCGAGCATAGCTTCGTCATCCTGGACGAGGTCGGGCGCGGCACATCCACCTATGACGGTCTCGCGCTCGCCTGGGCGGTTGTCGAGGCGGTGCATGAGGTCAATCGCTGCCGCTGCCTGTTCGCGACCCATTATCATGAGCTGACACGCCTGTCCGAAACGCTCGATGCGCTGTCGCTGCATCATGTGCGGGCACGCGAATGGAAGGGCGACCTGGTGCTGCTGCACGAACTGGCCGAAGGGCCTGCCGATCGCAGCTATGGCCTGGCGGTGGCGCGGCTGGCCGGCTTGCCGCCCCTGGTGCTCAAGCGCGCCAAGGATGTGCTGGGCCGGCTGGAGGCAGGCAAGGCGAAGACCGGCGGCATTGCCGCGGGGCTGGACGACCTGCCGCTGTTCGCCAGCGTCGCAACCCAGGTCGAAGAGGTGGTCGATCCACTGCGCGACGCACTGGATGGCATTGATGCCGACGCCCTGTCCCCGCGTGAGGCACTCGATCACATATATCGTTTGAAACAACTGGCCGCCGCCAGTCACCACGAGTAG
- a CDS encoding NADP-dependent malic enzyme, with protein sequence MTEKSNVEFSEREALFFHATGRPGKIEIIASKPMATQRDLSLAYSPGVAVPVRAIAEDPATAYDYTAKGNLVAVISNGTAILGLGNLGALASKPVMEGKAVLFKRFADVDSIDIELKTEDVDRFIDAVELMEPSFGGINLEDIKAPECFVIETTLKERMNIPVFHDDQHGTAIIAAAGVINAALLTGRDMKDMKVVVNGAGAASISCTELIKALGVPNENVIMCDSKGVIYQGRTEGMNQWKSAHAVKTDARTLTEAVKGADVFLGLSVAGAMSQDMVKSMAANPIIFAMANPDPEILPPDAHAVRPDAIVATGRSDFPNQVNNVLGFPFIFRGALDVRATGINEAMKLAAAKAIADLAREQVPEEVAKAYGRSHSFGPDYIIPAPFDPRLMEVVPAAVAQAAMDTGVAQKPIADMAAYRDSLKARLNPTTSVLTSAYELAKANPKRVVFAEAEEEVVLRAAIQFRELGYGIPVLVGRDHVRDKLKELGVRDPDSFELHNSVNSPLVPEMVDLLYARLQRRGYLRRDCERMVNRDRNIFGSLLVKMGVADAMISGVTRPYGQTLREVKRVMDPAAGRTPFGIHVMVTKDKTVFLADTTVHERPSASELADIAEGTVAVARRMGHDPRVAFLSYSNFGNPPGAFLDNVRDAVKLLDQRDVDFEYEGEMTPDAALNPTVMKNYPFSRLSGPANVLVMPGLQSANISAKLLRELGGTSMIGPVLVGMEKSVQIATMSSNASELLTLAVLAAGGIAL encoded by the coding sequence ATGACCGAAAAGTCAAATGTGGAATTTTCCGAGCGCGAGGCGCTGTTCTTCCACGCGACCGGCCGCCCCGGCAAGATCGAGATCATTGCCTCCAAGCCGATGGCGACGCAGCGCGATCTCTCGCTCGCTTATTCGCCCGGCGTCGCGGTGCCGGTGCGCGCGATCGCCGAAGATCCGGCGACCGCCTATGATTATACCGCCAAGGGCAATCTGGTCGCGGTGATCTCCAATGGCACGGCGATCCTGGGCCTCGGCAATCTCGGCGCACTGGCGTCCAAGCCGGTGATGGAGGGCAAGGCCGTCCTCTTCAAGCGTTTCGCCGATGTCGATTCCATCGATATCGAGCTGAAGACCGAGGATGTCGATCGCTTCATCGACGCGGTCGAACTGATGGAGCCGAGCTTCGGCGGCATCAATCTTGAGGATATCAAGGCGCCCGAATGCTTCGTCATCGAAACGACGCTCAAGGAACGGATGAACATTCCGGTCTTCCATGACGACCAGCATGGCACCGCGATCATCGCGGCGGCGGGCGTCATCAATGCCGCGCTGCTCACTGGCCGCGACATGAAGGACATGAAGGTGGTGGTGAACGGTGCGGGTGCCGCCTCCATTTCCTGCACCGAACTGATCAAGGCGCTGGGCGTCCCCAATGAAAACGTCATCATGTGCGACAGCAAGGGCGTCATCTATCAGGGCCGCACCGAGGGCATGAACCAGTGGAAGTCGGCCCATGCGGTCAAGACCGACGCGCGGACCCTCACTGAAGCGGTCAAGGGCGCCGACGTGTTCCTCGGCCTTTCGGTCGCCGGCGCCATGTCGCAGGATATGGTCAAGTCGATGGCGGCCAACCCGATCATCTTCGCCATGGCCAATCCCGACCCGGAAATCCTGCCGCCCGACGCCCATGCGGTTCGTCCCGACGCGATCGTCGCCACCGGCCGGTCGGACTTCCCCAACCAGGTCAACAATGTCCTGGGCTTCCCCTTCATCTTCCGTGGTGCGCTCGACGTGCGGGCGACCGGCATCAACGAGGCGATGAAGCTGGCCGCCGCCAAGGCGATTGCCGATCTGGCGCGCGAACAGGTGCCCGAAGAAGTGGCCAAGGCCTATGGCCGTTCGCACAGCTTCGGCCCCGACTATATCATCCCCGCGCCGTTCGATCCGCGCCTGATGGAAGTGGTGCCCGCCGCCGTCGCCCAGGCGGCGATGGATACCGGCGTCGCACAGAAGCCGATCGCGGATATGGCCGCCTATCGCGACTCGCTCAAGGCGCGGCTCAATCCGACCACCTCGGTTCTCACCAGCGCCTATGAACTCGCCAAGGCCAATCCCAAGCGGGTCGTCTTTGCCGAGGCGGAAGAGGAAGTGGTGCTGCGCGCCGCGATCCAGTTCCGCGAACTGGGCTATGGCATTCCCGTGCTGGTCGGCCGCGATCATGTGCGCGACAAGCTCAAGGAACTGGGCGTCCGGGATCCCGACAGCTTCGAACTGCACAACAGCGTCAATTCGCCGCTGGTGCCCGAGATGGTCGATCTTCTCTATGCCCGGTTGCAGCGGCGCGGCTATCTGCGTCGCGACTGCGAGCGGATGGTCAATCGTGATCGCAACATCTTCGGATCGCTGCTGGTGAAGATGGGCGTGGCCGATGCGATGATCAGCGGCGTTACCCGGCCCTATGGCCAGACCCTGCGCGAAGTGAAGCGGGTGATGGATCCGGCGGCCGGCCGTACCCCCTTCGGCATCCATGTCATGGTGACCAAGGACAAGACCGTCTTCCTGGCCGATACCACCGTGCATGAACGGCCGTCGGCGTCCGAACTGGCCGACATTGCCGAGGGCACGGTCGCGGTCGCGCGGCGCATGGGGCATGATCCGCGCGTCGCCTTCCTGTCCTATTCCAATTTCGGTAATCCGCCCGGCGCCTTCCTCGACAATGTGCGCGACGCGGTGAAGCTGCTCGACCAGCGCGACGTCGATTTCGAATATGAAGGCGAAATGACGCCGGATGCAGCGCTCAATCCGACCGTGATGAAGAACTACCCGTTCAGCCGTCTGTCCGGCCCGGCCAATGTGCTGGTCATGCCGGGGCTGCAGTCGGCCAACATCTCGGCCAAGCTGCTGCGCGAACTGGGCGGCACGTCGATGATCGGCCCGGTGCTGGTCGGCATGGAAAAGTCGGTGCAGATCGCGACCATGTCGTCCAATGCGTCCGAGTTGCTGACGCTGGCCGTGCTGGCCGCGGGCGGCATCGCGCTCTGA
- a CDS encoding flavin reductase family protein: MNSATMIDSATFRRVLGHYPTGVCVVTASAEDGAPVGMVVGSFTSVSLDPPLVAFFPAKSSGSWPRIQQIGRFCVNVLASDQQPLCRQLAAPGPDKFAGVSHRVSDNGSPIIDNVVAWIDCSLHAVHEAGDHYIVLGEVVALEVERPDRPLLFFQGNYGEFSLLA; this comes from the coding sequence ATGAACAGCGCAACCATGATCGACAGTGCCACCTTCCGCCGCGTCCTGGGCCATTATCCGACCGGCGTGTGCGTCGTTACCGCGTCCGCCGAGGATGGCGCCCCGGTCGGCATGGTTGTCGGCTCCTTCACCTCGGTGTCGCTCGATCCGCCGCTGGTCGCCTTCTTCCCGGCCAAAAGCTCGGGCAGCTGGCCGCGCATCCAGCAGATTGGCCGCTTCTGCGTCAATGTCCTCGCCAGCGATCAGCAGCCGCTCTGCCGCCAGCTGGCCGCACCTGGCCCCGACAAGTTCGCCGGCGTGTCGCACCGCGTATCCGACAATGGATCGCCCATCATCGACAATGTCGTCGCCTGGATCGATTGCAGCCTGCATGCCGTGCATGAGGCCGGCGATCATTATATCGTGCTGGGCGAAGTGGTCGCGCTGGAAGTGGAACGGCCCGACCGGCCATTGTTGTTCTTCCAGGGCAATTATGGCGAATTTTCGCTGCTCGCATGA
- a CDS encoding polysaccharide deacetylase family protein, with protein MTALLITIDTELSAALHQRGVGLEQNLRQSIWGETAAGAYGIGWQMDLMDRHGLKGVFFLDPLPALIHGPAFLQPIVAAIVGRGHEVQLHLHSEWLAWAKDSPIEGRQGRNIGDFSLADQITLLGLGRDLLERAGAPRISAFRAGNFGANDDTLRALAAIGIGWDSSVNPAYLGQGCGISMDAGQIGAVRAHGLVELPVSGIADRPGHFRPAQICAMSAAEMRAGMRHAALEGHDAFVIVTHSFEMLSRDRMRPNRTVMRRFEQLCRTAAAMPDIRPAGFHDLSSALADAPARTLTRVPPNRLRTGLRVAQQAWATWRYEHRLVPA; from the coding sequence ATGACTGCGCTGCTCATCACCATCGACACCGAATTGTCCGCAGCGCTGCACCAGCGCGGCGTCGGTCTTGAGCAGAATCTGCGCCAGTCGATCTGGGGCGAGACGGCGGCCGGTGCTTACGGCATCGGCTGGCAGATGGACCTGATGGACCGCCATGGCCTCAAGGGCGTCTTCTTCCTCGATCCCCTGCCGGCGCTGATCCACGGTCCCGCCTTTCTCCAGCCCATCGTTGCGGCCATCGTCGGGCGTGGGCATGAAGTGCAACTCCATCTGCACAGCGAATGGCTGGCCTGGGCCAAAGATTCGCCGATCGAAGGGCGACAGGGCCGCAATATCGGTGATTTCAGCCTGGCCGACCAGATCACCCTGCTTGGCCTTGGCCGCGACCTGCTGGAGCGGGCAGGCGCCCCGCGGATCAGCGCGTTCCGGGCCGGCAATTTCGGCGCCAATGACGATACGCTGCGGGCGCTGGCGGCGATCGGCATCGGCTGGGACAGCAGCGTCAATCCGGCCTATCTTGGCCAGGGATGCGGCATAAGCATGGACGCCGGCCAGATCGGCGCGGTTCGCGCCCACGGGCTGGTCGAACTGCCCGTGTCGGGGATCGCCGATCGCCCCGGCCATTTCCGCCCGGCACAGATCTGCGCCATGTCGGCCGCCGAAATGCGCGCCGGCATGCGCCACGCTGCGCTGGAAGGTCATGATGCCTTCGTCATCGTCACCCATAGTTTCGAAATGCTCTCGCGCGACCGGATGCGCCCGAACCGCACGGTGATGCGCCGGTTCGAACAATTGTGCCGGACTGCCGCCGCAATGCCGGACATACGCCCTGCCGGCTTTCACGATCTTTCTTCGGCGCTCGCTGATGCCCCCGCGCGCACGCTGACCCGCGTGCCGCCCAACCGGCTGCGAACCGGCCTGCGTGTCGCGCAACAGGCCTGGGCGACATGGCGCTACGAACATCGGCTGGTGCCTGCGTGA
- a CDS encoding carboxylate--amine ligase — translation MSRLPCAIVIGLENAISLTIVRELGRHGVPVHGVGPASGIAAASRYCTDSTDRPSGPAADWLPDLIARTGARAVFAISETDLLDLALLPPMIGDCHILVPRAEALNQVIDKRRTLAAAAAQGLLIPQTWQPMAGDDFQAHAASMPYPLVAKWANPPAVMPLLERAGLEWIKAEYVRTPDALQALLARYRPVGIWPMIQQYCGGVGLGQMLFMADGDATLLFQHRRLHEWPPEGGVSTLCRAEPRDRHGPQMALSEQLLRALGWQGPAMVEYRYDAGSGHYWLMEVNGRFWGSLPLAGHCHAHFAWEAYRRAVLGETDAAPLPRDTLRARYMVPETKRLLRLLMGGKIADPFFRASPWRDLATYLLGFLDPRMRYYVFSFSDPRPLLRDLGQIVRKALRRDKS, via the coding sequence GTGAGCCGCCTGCCCTGCGCGATCGTCATCGGCCTGGAAAATGCGATCAGCCTGACCATCGTCCGGGAACTCGGCCGCCATGGCGTGCCGGTCCATGGCGTCGGGCCGGCAAGCGGCATCGCGGCGGCATCGCGCTATTGCACGGACTCCACCGATCGGCCGTCAGGCCCGGCGGCCGATTGGCTGCCCGACCTGATCGCCCGGACCGGCGCGCGCGCCGTCTTCGCCATTTCGGAGACCGATCTGCTCGATCTGGCGCTGCTGCCGCCGATGATCGGCGATTGCCATATATTGGTCCCGCGCGCCGAAGCGCTCAACCAGGTGATCGACAAGCGTCGCACCCTGGCGGCCGCGGCGGCGCAGGGCCTATTGATACCGCAAACCTGGCAGCCGATGGCGGGTGATGATTTCCAGGCGCATGCCGCATCCATGCCCTATCCGCTGGTCGCCAAATGGGCCAATCCGCCGGCGGTGATGCCGTTGCTCGAGCGGGCCGGACTGGAATGGATCAAGGCGGAATATGTGCGGACGCCGGATGCGTTGCAGGCGCTGCTTGCCCGCTATCGTCCGGTCGGCATCTGGCCGATGATCCAGCAATATTGCGGCGGTGTTGGCCTGGGGCAGATGCTGTTCATGGCCGATGGCGATGCGACCTTGCTTTTCCAGCATCGCCGCCTGCACGAATGGCCGCCCGAAGGGGGCGTATCGACCCTGTGCCGTGCCGAACCGCGCGACCGCCACGGGCCACAAATGGCATTGTCCGAACAATTGCTGCGGGCGCTCGGCTGGCAGGGGCCGGCCATGGTCGAATATCGCTATGATGCAGGCAGCGGTCATTACTGGTTGATGGAGGTGAACGGCCGTTTCTGGGGCAGCCTGCCGCTGGCCGGCCATTGTCATGCCCATTTCGCCTGGGAAGCCTATCGCCGGGCGGTGCTGGGTGAAACGGATGCCGCGCCCCTGCCCCGTGATACGCTGCGCGCCCGCTACATGGTGCCGGAAACCAAGCGCCTGCTGCGATTGCTGATGGGCGGAAAGATCGCCGATCCCTTCTTCCGGGCCAGCCCATGGCGCGACCTTGCCACCTATCTGCTGGGTTTCCTCGACCCGCGCATGCGCTATTATGTCTTCAGCTTCAGCGATCCCCGGCCGCTGCTGCGCGATCTGGGGCAGATCGTCAGGAAGGCGTTGCGCCGGGATAAGTCCTGA
- a CDS encoding arsenate reductase/protein-tyrosine-phosphatase family protein, protein MINARFGTFRGLVRLALSYPQLALGQSATLRTSPAEVHRLVFVCQGNICRSAFADVVARKAGARTASFGLSTTTGRPAHDPAIAAAQALGHDLSAHKALDRTDYQPQPGDLLLAMEVRQLHRLAADPRLSHLPRQLLGTWTQPMMPHLHDPYGLDDRYMAYCLQRIEQAVTALIRTYPGATPS, encoded by the coding sequence ATGATCAACGCACGTTTCGGCACATTTCGCGGTCTGGTCCGCCTGGCTTTGTCCTATCCGCAGCTCGCGCTGGGGCAATCGGCCACGCTGCGCACCAGCCCGGCCGAAGTGCATCGGCTGGTCTTCGTCTGCCAGGGCAATATCTGTCGCAGCGCCTTTGCCGATGTGGTGGCCCGCAAGGCCGGCGCCCGCACGGCCTCCTTCGGCCTGTCGACCACCACCGGACGACCGGCCCATGATCCGGCAATCGCAGCGGCGCAGGCCCTGGGCCATGACCTGTCTGCCCACAAGGCGCTCGACAGGACCGACTATCAGCCGCAGCCGGGCGACCTGCTGCTGGCGATGGAAGTGCGGCAACTGCATCGACTGGCTGCCGATCCGCGCCTGTCGCACCTGCCGCGCCAGTTGCTCGGCACATGGACGCAACCGATGATGCCGCATCTGCACGATCCCTATGGCCTGGACGATCGCTACATGGCCTATTGCCTGCAGCGGATCGAGCAGGCGGTGACGGCGCTGATCAGGACTTATCCCGGCGCAACGCCTTCCTGA